Proteins encoded by one window of Myxococcus guangdongensis:
- the rtcA gene encoding RNA 3'-terminal phosphate cyclase has translation MVRIDGSKGEGGGQVLRTSLALSLVTGTPFTMTNIRAGRAKPGLLRQHLTAVKAAEAVGAAEVSGAELGSRELTFHPRALAAGNYHFAVGTAGSATLVLQTVLPALLAAKAPSTLMLEGGTHNPAAPPFDFLARAYLPLLRRMGADVTATLDRPGFFPAGGGRFRVDVRPQALKPLSLMSRGRVLRREAKAVVSMIPFDVAKRELETVGSLLELRPDQLRPEELKRGQGPGNALVVEVESEHVTEVFTGFGERGKRAEAVAEEVAAEVKRYLDAEVPVGEHLCDQLLLLCALARGGEFRTLPLDGHALTQLETMSHFLDVKVDVGEVDREVRDVVVRG, from the coding sequence ATGGTGCGCATCGATGGTTCCAAGGGAGAGGGCGGCGGCCAGGTGCTGCGCACGTCGCTGGCGTTGTCGCTGGTGACGGGGACGCCGTTCACGATGACGAACATCCGCGCGGGCCGCGCGAAGCCGGGCCTGTTGCGCCAGCACCTGACGGCGGTGAAGGCCGCCGAGGCGGTGGGCGCGGCGGAGGTGTCCGGTGCGGAACTGGGCTCGCGAGAGCTCACGTTCCATCCGCGCGCCCTGGCCGCGGGCAACTACCACTTCGCGGTGGGCACGGCGGGCAGCGCGACGCTGGTGTTGCAGACGGTGTTGCCCGCGCTCCTGGCCGCGAAGGCGCCGTCCACGTTGATGCTCGAGGGCGGGACGCACAACCCGGCGGCGCCCCCGTTCGACTTCCTCGCGCGGGCCTACCTGCCGCTGTTGCGGCGCATGGGCGCCGATGTGACGGCGACGCTGGACCGGCCCGGCTTCTTCCCGGCGGGCGGTGGGAGGTTCCGCGTGGACGTGCGGCCCCAGGCCTTGAAGCCCCTCTCGCTGATGTCGCGGGGGCGGGTGCTGCGCCGCGAGGCGAAGGCGGTGGTGTCGATGATTCCCTTCGACGTGGCGAAGCGCGAGCTGGAGACGGTGGGCTCGTTGTTGGAGCTGCGCCCCGACCAGCTCCGCCCGGAGGAGTTGAAGCGCGGACAGGGGCCTGGCAACGCGCTCGTGGTGGAAGTGGAGAGCGAGCACGTGACGGAGGTCTTCACGGGCTTCGGTGAGCGCGGCAAGCGCGCGGAGGCCGTGGCGGAGGAGGTGGCCGCCGAGGTGAAGCGCTACCTGGACGCGGAGGTGCCCGTGGGCGAGCACCTGTGTGACCAGTTGCTGCTCCTGTGTGCGCTCGCGCGGGGTGGCGAGTTCCGCACGCTGCCCCTGGATGGCCACGCGCTGACGCAGTTGGAGACGATGTCCCACTTCCTGGATGTGAAGGTGGACGTGGGCGAAGTGGACCGCGAGGTCCGTGACGTGGTGGTGCGCGGCTGA
- a CDS encoding RtcB family protein gives MERNKVNYEVLSDEAGRPIKSWTVGVPFEDEAKKQLRNLRGLPFIHKWIAAMPDVHRGYGATVGSVVPTVGAVVPAAVGVDIGCGMIAVRTTMRADQLPDSLRKVRSAIERAVPHGRSDNGGRNDVGAWRVAPASHQKEWARLMEGYDRIVAKHPRIGRGPDLGHLGTLGTGNHFIELCLDESDGVWLMLHSGSRGVGNRIGSHFIELAKEDMRRWYINLPDADLAYLPEGSEHFDDYVFAVSWAQDYAATNRELMLRGAVDALQLSGELPPFELSDAAVNCHHNYVAREHHFGKNCFVTRKGAVRAREGDLGIIPGSMGARSFIVRGKGNADSFHSCSHGAGRAMSREAAKKRFTLEDHAKATEGVECRKDVEVIDETPAAYKPIDAVMAAQSDLVDVVHTLKQVVCVKG, from the coding sequence ATGGAGCGCAACAAGGTGAACTACGAGGTGCTGTCGGACGAGGCGGGTCGCCCCATCAAGTCGTGGACCGTGGGCGTGCCGTTCGAGGACGAGGCCAAGAAGCAGCTCCGAAACCTCCGTGGCCTGCCCTTCATCCACAAGTGGATCGCCGCGATGCCGGACGTGCACCGGGGTTATGGCGCGACGGTCGGCAGCGTGGTCCCGACGGTGGGCGCGGTGGTGCCGGCTGCGGTGGGGGTGGACATCGGGTGCGGCATGATTGCGGTGCGCACCACGATGCGCGCGGACCAGCTCCCGGACTCGCTGCGCAAGGTGCGCTCGGCCATCGAGCGGGCGGTGCCGCACGGCCGCTCGGACAATGGCGGCCGTAACGACGTCGGCGCGTGGCGCGTGGCTCCGGCCTCCCACCAGAAGGAGTGGGCGCGACTGATGGAGGGGTATGACCGCATCGTCGCCAAGCACCCGCGCATCGGCCGTGGGCCGGACCTGGGGCACTTGGGGACGCTCGGCACGGGAAACCACTTCATCGAGCTGTGCCTGGACGAGTCAGATGGCGTGTGGCTGATGTTGCACTCCGGTTCGCGCGGCGTGGGTAACCGCATCGGGAGCCACTTCATCGAGCTGGCGAAGGAGGACATGCGCCGCTGGTACATCAACCTGCCCGACGCGGACCTGGCGTACCTGCCCGAGGGCTCCGAGCACTTCGACGACTATGTCTTCGCGGTGAGCTGGGCGCAGGACTACGCGGCGACCAACCGCGAGCTGATGCTGCGTGGCGCGGTCGACGCCCTGCAGCTGAGCGGTGAGCTGCCTCCGTTCGAGCTGTCCGACGCGGCGGTGAACTGCCACCACAACTACGTGGCGCGTGAGCACCACTTCGGGAAGAACTGCTTCGTGACGCGCAAGGGCGCGGTGCGGGCGCGCGAGGGTGACCTCGGCATCATCCCCGGCAGCATGGGGGCGCGCTCGTTCATCGTCCGTGGGAAGGGAAACGCGGACAGCTTCCACTCCTGCAGCCACGGCGCGGGCCGGGCGATGTCGCGTGAGGCGGCGAAGAAGCGCTTCACGCTCGAGGACCACGCGAAGGCGACCGAGGGCGTCGAGTGCCGCAAGGATGTCGAGGTGATTGACGAGACGCCGGCGGCGTACAAGCCCATCGACGCGGTGATGGCGGCGCAGTCGGACCTGGTCGACGTGGTCCATACGCTCAAGCAGGTCGTTTGCGTGAAGGGGTAG
- the rtcR gene encoding RNA repair transcriptional activator RtcR, which produces MAKTRARQTVVLGMLGTTLDTGQGPNRWTKWRPTVALCQQEDLVVHRLELLHPPAATQIAGTVVADIRQVSPETTVRTTLLDIRNPWDLEETYGALLDYVRAYAFNPEEEDYLVHITTGTHIAQISMFLLVESRLIPGRLVQLSPDPRDKSGAGTNTLIDLDLSRYDTLAARFQREQREGLSFLKAGIDTRNAAFNHIIERIEQVASHSRAPLLITGPTGAGKSQLARRVYTLKKSRGTVSGPFVDLNCATLRGDGAMSALFGHVKGSFTGALQDRPGLLRQANGGVLFLDEIGELGADEQAMLLRALEDKRFLPVGSDKEVESDFQLIAGTNRDLQVEVERGRFREDLLARINLWTFRLPALRERPEDIPPNLLYELDKASEAMGARITLNKEAQERFLRFATSPDARWSGNFRDLNAAVLRMATLAPGGRITREVVDEELERLRAQWRTGGSRPGPVSSTSGVDRVAEVLGEELASELDRFDRVQLADVLGVCQGSRSLSEAGRVLFAQSRARKSSTNDADRLKKYLARFGLTWADVS; this is translated from the coding sequence ATGGCGAAGACACGCGCGCGACAGACGGTGGTCCTGGGCATGCTCGGGACGACGCTCGACACGGGCCAGGGCCCGAACCGGTGGACGAAGTGGCGGCCCACGGTGGCGCTGTGCCAGCAGGAGGACCTGGTGGTGCACCGGCTGGAGCTGTTGCACCCGCCGGCGGCCACGCAGATTGCCGGGACGGTGGTGGCGGACATCCGGCAGGTGTCGCCGGAGACCACGGTGCGCACCACGCTGCTGGACATCCGCAACCCGTGGGACCTGGAGGAGACGTACGGCGCGCTGCTCGACTACGTGCGCGCTTACGCCTTCAACCCCGAGGAGGAGGACTACCTCGTCCACATCACCACGGGCACGCACATCGCGCAGATATCGATGTTCCTGTTGGTGGAGAGCCGGCTGATTCCGGGGCGATTGGTGCAGCTGTCGCCGGACCCGCGGGACAAGTCGGGCGCGGGGACGAACACGCTCATCGACCTGGACCTGTCGCGCTACGACACGCTGGCGGCGCGCTTCCAGCGTGAACAGCGCGAGGGTCTGTCGTTCCTCAAGGCCGGCATCGACACGCGCAACGCGGCCTTCAACCACATCATCGAGCGCATCGAACAGGTGGCCAGCCACTCGCGCGCGCCGCTGCTCATCACCGGACCCACGGGCGCGGGCAAGTCGCAGCTCGCGCGCCGCGTCTACACGCTGAAGAAGTCACGCGGCACGGTGAGCGGGCCGTTCGTGGACCTCAACTGCGCCACGCTGCGCGGAGATGGGGCCATGTCCGCGCTCTTCGGCCATGTGAAGGGCTCCTTCACCGGCGCGCTCCAGGACCGTCCAGGCCTCTTGCGTCAGGCGAATGGTGGGGTGCTGTTCCTCGACGAGATTGGTGAGCTGGGCGCGGACGAGCAGGCCATGCTGCTGCGCGCGCTGGAGGACAAGCGGTTCCTGCCGGTGGGCTCGGACAAGGAGGTGGAGAGTGATTTCCAGCTCATCGCCGGCACCAACCGGGACTTGCAGGTCGAGGTGGAGCGCGGGCGATTCCGCGAGGACCTGCTCGCGCGCATCAACCTGTGGACCTTCCGGTTGCCCGCGTTGCGCGAGCGCCCCGAGGACATCCCTCCGAACCTGCTCTACGAGCTGGACAAGGCGTCGGAGGCGATGGGCGCGCGAATCACCCTGAACAAGGAGGCCCAGGAGCGCTTCTTGCGCTTCGCCACCTCGCCCGATGCCCGCTGGTCGGGCAACTTCCGGGACCTCAACGCCGCGGTGCTGCGCATGGCCACGCTCGCGCCCGGGGGCCGCATCACGCGCGAGGTGGTGGACGAGGAGCTGGAGCGCCTGCGCGCGCAGTGGCGGACGGGGGGCTCACGCCCGGGCCCCGTGTCATCCACGAGCGGCGTGGACCGGGTCGCAGAGGTGCTCGGTGAAGAGCTCGCCTCGGAGCTGGACCGGTTCGACCGCGTGCAGCTCGCGGATGTGCTGGGGGTGTGTCAGGGAAGCCGCTCGCTCTCGGAGGCAGGGCGTGTGCTGTTCGCCCAGTCCCGCGCGCGAAAGTCGAGCACCAACGACGCGGACCGACTGAAGAAGTACCTGGCGCGCTTCGGCCTGACCTGGGCCGATGTGAGCTGA